The genomic window TTCTTGTAAATCGGAGGTAATCACCAATGTTTTACTTGCCATGCTTTCGAGGATACACGATGGATTTGCCTCGGTTGCTAATAGGTGTGGGTACGGCAAGACAACCACATCAGCCATGCTCACATACTCTTCGATTGGGTCGGCGTGCTTCAGTACTGTAATAATACCATGTGTTTGCGTCTCCGCAAGTAACCGGTCATAGGTTCTGAAATCACCCAACCCACTCCAAGCTAATAAAACACGAAATGATTTTTTCGTCCGCTTCATAAGCGCAGGAATTGCCCGAATCAAATATTCCACACCTTTAACTTCAAGAAAATGACCATAATAGAGTATGACAAACCGATCGGCGAATCCATGTAATTGTTTAAGTGATTTTTTATCCCGGGGCTTAAATTTTTTTGTGTTAATGTGTGAGGGAATAATTTGGATCCGCTTCGGAGCCACCCCTTTTCGCTCAAGATAATCCCGCTGAAACTCGGTCTGGACTGTTATTGCGTCAAAAAATCGAGCAACACGACGAGGGAAATATGCCCCTAATCGATATTGTGAAATTGACTTGAACGAATGAATAAGCGAAATTCGCCGTCGTAATAACATTTTTGCCAAGACTGCCCGATACATAAGTAAAGGGGCTGCACTAAAGCTATGAAGTACGTCGAAACGAATATTTTGATGCCGCTCAGCCCAACGTACTCCCAGTGCATGCGCAATGACCAGATCAAAAAAATGCAATGGATTATACCCACTACCAATAGCAAATTTAAAAAACGAGTACGGACGAATAATCTGAATACCAGCCTGAGTCATTTCTGTGTGAGTTAATCCGCGTTCTCGATTTTGTATAATAATCACGGTGTGACCCTGATCACGCAAATACTCGGCCAATGAAGTCAGCGTGATCACACTAGCTTCGAGTTGCCTTGGGTCAAATGCTGGAGTTAAAAAAGCAATGTTCATGAGGGTTTAATAGAATAGATAATCTGGCTCATTGCACATATGTTTGTAAAAGCGCCCAGGTCGATGCTGCTGTACGTTCCCAGGATAATTGACGCTTGACTAACTGATACCCCTGTTCTCCAAGTTTTGCGCGCTGTGAATCATGAAGCAGATTTGCCAACGCGCTAGAAAGACCTGGCGCGTCACCAGATGGTACTAATCGGCCGTTTTCCCCATCAATGAGATACTGGCCAACGTCACCTACATCTGTCGCTACTACCGGTAATCGAGCCGCCCAGGCCTCTAGGAGTGTTAAAGGATGGCCCTCTGACAAAGATGGTAGCGCGAACATCCAGGATGACTGATACAGGGCAATTAAGGCCCTTCCAGTAATTTTGCCGAGGAAATCCACTCGCTGACTCATACCCAGTTCCTGCGCCAATTGCTTGAGCCGCGCTGCTTCGTAGCCATAGCCGACAATGCGCAACCGACTGTCCCTATCTCCAGAAGTAATTAGCGCCTGGTACGCGTGTAATAATATGTCAACACCCTTCACTGCGTCGAGACGACCAACAAAAAGGATACTTGGATAATCGGTTTTTTCTGCTATCACGCTATCAAATACCGTAACGTCCACACCGTTTGGAATAACGGTAATATGTTTATTAACATTCGGCACATTGATGAATGATTGACTCACACTAATAATAGAAGTATAGCGTATCTTAGTTAAGATAAATCGCTCAATGAAATACTGAATCCCCTCTTTGGCTTTTTGGTTTGTCAATTGCGAGCCGTGGACCACCATAATGACCGGCCGTCGCTTGCACCAGCCGACAATTTTTCCAACAATTCCTGGCGTTATGGATTGAGGTACATACACATCCGCGGCTGAATGAAATAATAAATATGCAGTGCTCGCACATAAAAACCACGCGCGTACAAAAACATTGCTAAACGAACTCGATGGCCCCAGGGAAACCAGCCGCACTGACGGATCAAGATCATATGCTATTGGCTCACCGCTGATACGCCGAGTAATGATCTCAACGCTGCACCCATATAACCGTACCAGCCGATTGGCCATTTGACGAACATACTCCTGCCCCCCACCGATCAGCGGATACCAAGCATCGATGATAAATGTTATATGTCGGCTTTGTTTCATACAAGAGTTTGATAATATGAATCCACGGCAGCCGCCTGCTCATGCCACTGATATCGTGCTAATAGTGTTGGTAATTCTTTTTGTTTCTGCTGATAGAATGTTTCATTATACAACAGTTGCTCTAATGCTTTTGCCAACACTTCAATGTCACCAACTGGATACAAAATTCCACCAACCCCATCTCGAGTCACCTCGCGAATAGCTGGAATATCTGTAGCCACATATGGTCGACCGACAAGTGCTGCCTCAAGCGTCACGATGCCAAATCCCTCCACCGATGACGGATGGCACAATATGTTACACGACTGCAGCTGACGCAGTACATCTCCATGCTTGGGCAGAAAACCGTGGAATGTGACCAAAGAAGCAACGCCGAGGTCAACGGCTAATTTCTCCAGAGAATCCGCGGATGGACCTGAACCGATTATATGGCTGTGGACTTCTTTCCCGCGACTGTGTAATAACGCCTGAGCATGCAATACGTCGGCCACCCGCTTATAGGGAACCAGCCGACTTACAACACAAAGGCTATGCGCTATTGGCTGGTTGGCGGTAACCGGAGCGTGCTCATGATCAATACCGTTATACACTACCTGAATACGACATTTAATACGATTCTTTATTTTATCAAAGGTATATTGTGAATTAGCAATGACCCCGTTCCAGCCAAGGCGTAAATAAATCCGCTCAACGATCTCGCCGATCAAACCAAGCCAGCCAAAAAGTTTGACCCATTGCCCTAACCACAAATCATGCAGAGTTATTACTGCGCGTGCTTGATACCGCCGCGCCAAAAAATACCCTGGTATATATGCAACAATCGCCTGAGTATCAATGAGATCGGGTCGCTGGGGTAAACGTACGCAGCATATCGACAGTGCAAAGAGAAATCGGCTCCACAAGCCTTGGTGGTGTGTATAATTTCGCGCTGGACCAACACGTAATACAGTAACATCTCCAATTTGGCCATACCGCACAGCACCTGGCTCATGGCTCGCAATAACCGTAACCTGATTTTTACGCGCTAATTCCTTGGCAATATAAAAACAACGCGCTTCCACGCCCCCCCGCATTTCGCGCTCCTCTGTGTGCGGGAAATATTCACTAATGAGTACGATGTTCATCCTGCTTCTTCGCGGCTGCTAATGCTTTTTTTCTAACCAGCTGGGTAATTTCCCGCTCCATAAACTCAAGTTTGACGTACAAGCGAAACACTCCATAAAATAATGCAACAACTGACATGTATACGAGCGCGTCAGCTCCACGTCCGACACCAACTGACCGAGCTATAATTCCGCTCGCATGCGGCCACCATACAAAAAAGGCAACGGCGCCCCAAAGAAACAGCCAAATAAATAAGGCGAGATACGTGATTGAACCGCTGCGAAAACGCAAGTACGCCCGTGAGGCAGCAAATAAAACAAATAGTGTAATAAGTATCTTAATAATCATCGCATGAGTCGGCCAATAATATATTTGAAAAGTACTTTACCGAACGCCATCGTGCTTTGTCCTTTTTCTGTCGAATACGCGCTGTAATGAATGGTAACAGGCACCTCCACAAATCGAAGCTGATTTCGATTAATCTCATCCAAAATTTCCGAGGCGTGGGCCATACGGTCTTGATGAATTTTTATGCGATGTGCAGCGTCTCGAGTAAGCGCCCGCAACCCATTATGGGTATCGGTTACATTAAGCCCTGAGGCGAAACGCGTAAAAATGACAGCTGCGCGTAGCATTACTTTCCGCAATAACGGCATATTTTCTGCAGTATTTTCTAAAAATCTCGAACCAAGCACAATATCAGCTCGACCATCCTGGATCGGCTGCAGCAGCCGATCGATATCGTCGGCATTGTGTTGGCCATCAGCATCAAATGTCACAATTGCTTCAGCGTCATGCTCAAGTGCATATACAATACCGGTTTTCAATGATGCTCCCTGGCCTCGATTAATTTCGTGTGTCAGAACAATTGCACCAGCCTGGGCTGCGGTCATTCCTGTACCATCATCTGAGCCGTCATCAATGACAACTACCTGGGGATATCGCTGTCGTACCTGCTCAACTACGGTAGCAATTCTTTGTCCCTCATTTAATGCTGGAATAATTACAAATGTGTTCATCGTCCAATCCCTCGATAAATTAATCCGGCGGCGATTATTTTCTCTTTATCCAAACAATTTTTTCCATCAATTACTACTTTCACATTATTCTTTCTTAGCATTGCGGGCGAAATATTCAAAAACTCACGATGATTAGTGGCAACGACGATTGCTTCCACGCGTTTAAGTAAAGTAGCTAAATCAGGTGTAGTAGATTCTTTTGGGA from Candidatus Kerfeldbacteria bacterium includes these protein-coding regions:
- a CDS encoding glycosyltransferase family 4 protein; amino-acid sequence: MKQSRHITFIIDAWYPLIGGGQEYVRQMANRLVRLYGCSVEIITRRISGEPIAYDLDPSVRLVSLGPSSSFSNVFVRAWFLCASTAYLLFHSAADVYVPQSITPGIVGKIVGWCKRRPVIMVVHGSQLTNQKAKEGIQYFIERFILTKIRYTSIISVSQSFINVPNVNKHITVIPNGVDVTVFDSVIAEKTDYPSILFVGRLDAVKGVDILLHAYQALITSGDRDSRLRIVGYGYEAARLKQLAQELGMSQRVDFLGKITGRALIALYQSSWMFALPSLSEGHPLTLLEAWAARLPVVATDVGDVGQYLIDGENGRLVPSGDAPGLSSALANLLHDSQRAKLGEQGYQLVKRQLSWERTAASTWALLQTYVQ
- a CDS encoding glycosyltransferase family 2 protein, which encodes MNTFVIIPALNEGQRIATVVEQVRQRYPQVVVIDDGSDDGTGMTAAQAGAIVLTHEINRGQGASLKTGIVYALEHDAEAIVTFDADGQHNADDIDRLLQPIQDGRADIVLGSRFLENTAENMPLLRKVMLRAAVIFTRFASGLNVTDTHNGLRALTRDAAHRIKIHQDRMAHASEILDEINRNQLRFVEVPVTIHYSAYSTEKGQSTMAFGKVLFKYIIGRLMR
- a CDS encoding DUF2304 family protein, with the protein product MIIKILITLFVLFAASRAYLRFRSGSITYLALFIWLFLWGAVAFFVWWPHASGIIARSVGVGRGADALVYMSVVALFYGVFRLYVKLEFMEREITQLVRKKALAAAKKQDEHRTH
- a CDS encoding glycosyltransferase family 4 protein — translated: MNIAFLTPAFDPRQLEASVITLTSLAEYLRDQGHTVIIIQNRERGLTHTEMTQAGIQIIRPYSFFKFAIGSGYNPLHFFDLVIAHALGVRWAERHQNIRFDVLHSFSAAPLLMYRAVLAKMLLRRRISLIHSFKSISQYRLGAYFPRRVARFFDAITVQTEFQRDYLERKGVAPKRIQIIPSHINTKKFKPRDKKSLKQLHGFADRFVILYYGHFLEVKGVEYLIRAIPALMKRTKKSFRVLLAWSGLGDFRTYDRLLAETQTHGIITVLKHADPIEEYVSMADVVVLPYPHLLATEANPSCILESMASKTLVITSDLQELPLFLKAGHNLLKVSPRDSVALSVTLADVIEEAVDIKPIINQAYIESAQFDLDQIGKRYISLYEQATE
- a CDS encoding glycosyltransferase family 4 protein is translated as MNIVLISEYFPHTEEREMRGGVEARCFYIAKELARKNQVTVIASHEPGAVRYGQIGDVTVLRVGPARNYTHHQGLWSRFLFALSICCVRLPQRPDLIDTQAIVAYIPGYFLARRYQARAVITLHDLWLGQWVKLFGWLGLIGEIVERIYLRLGWNGVIANSQYTFDKIKNRIKCRIQVVYNGIDHEHAPVTANQPIAHSLCVVSRLVPYKRVADVLHAQALLHSRGKEVHSHIIGSGPSADSLEKLAVDLGVASLVTFHGFLPKHGDVLRQLQSCNILCHPSSVEGFGIVTLEAALVGRPYVATDIPAIREVTRDGVGGILYPVGDIEVLAKALEQLLYNETFYQQKQKELPTLLARYQWHEQAAAVDSYYQTLV